The following proteins are encoded in a genomic region of Blastopirellula marina:
- a CDS encoding SHOCT domain-containing protein, with protein MQQLSPEGHRIASDLAQRHGFSTDAVTHMLFAVLNGNGSMAQFNHPEFAGSGQWMQGGMMMLGDMFNYNLKGRVDALCNDISNLLANQPGLLQSGSFQSQSQSGGGQQQQGGGSYQQQSGGGNQSQANGGMMGQSSLFVPDPRAHWWPAELGQPSSTGSQNNLRYAYFSGARRLAVDSGGDVWVYDTLDHQIGGFSQQQGMGSSIIFTSQYGTVSLSSLPVVSRNGQTVEPTPPPAPSFTAPASSSPSNASSGNSVNETNIFDAIARLGELRDKGILTDDEFSAKKSELLARL; from the coding sequence ATGCAACAACTTTCGCCGGAAGGGCATCGGATCGCTTCTGATCTTGCCCAGCGACATGGCTTTAGCACCGATGCCGTTACGCACATGCTGTTTGCCGTTTTGAACGGGAATGGCTCGATGGCCCAATTCAATCACCCAGAATTCGCTGGCTCGGGCCAGTGGATGCAGGGAGGCATGATGATGTTGGGCGATATGTTCAACTACAACCTGAAAGGGCGTGTCGATGCCCTTTGCAACGACATCTCCAACCTTCTGGCCAATCAGCCAGGTTTGTTGCAATCGGGTAGCTTTCAATCGCAAAGCCAAAGTGGTGGCGGTCAGCAGCAGCAAGGGGGCGGCAGCTACCAGCAGCAAAGTGGCGGTGGCAACCAAAGCCAGGCCAACGGCGGGATGATGGGGCAGTCGAGTTTGTTTGTCCCCGACCCGCGCGCCCACTGGTGGCCCGCCGAATTGGGGCAGCCTAGTTCGACCGGTTCGCAGAACAATTTGCGTTATGCTTATTTCTCTGGCGCACGGCGGTTGGCCGTCGATTCTGGCGGCGATGTCTGGGTGTACGATACGCTCGATCATCAGATCGGCGGCTTCTCGCAGCAGCAAGGGATGGGCAGCTCGATTATCTTCACCAGCCAATACGGCACGGTCAGCTTAAGCTCGTTGCCGGTTGTCTCGCGGAATGGTCAAACGGTGGAACCGACACCACCCCCTGCCCCTTCGTTCACGGCACCGGCTTCCTCGTCACCCAGCAATGCTTCCAGCGGCAACTCGGTCAACGAGACCAATATCTTCGACGCGATCGCCCGCCTCGGCGAGCTGCGCGACAAGGGAATCTTGACCGACGATGAGTTCAGTGCCAAGAAGTCGGAATTGTTGGCCCGGCTGTAG
- a CDS encoding Lpg1974 family pore-forming outer membrane protein: MDRGIWKAILPLAILASASVANAEEVKLTSYDDLLVRMQNLEHQVQAQTATMYQAAPCEACAPQPCGKYYGSYEAVFVTPFQSNNTAIIAQNDPVIEHLGFDWEMKYSNRFELGYLNSPGGLGWRARYWQFDQSTSFAVDSNVGLVQDEGAIIWSSTDDGGTIIGLVDVDTAVMTQSIDAQVFDLELQTLGTKNFLVSGGFRFAEIDQSYLANTDSGIAIGDMDFRGYGPTLAAEYQRNIWCGWDVFANGRGSVLFGQQAFRASSDADPQIMDVRNTGSLASSLEMQMGIKWTSRNEHFFFKSALEAQYWANVGSPNPSAVYTDDSDDASVDDVLNEDLGFVGFTVGAGFQY; encoded by the coding sequence ATGGATCGCGGAATTTGGAAGGCAATCCTGCCGCTAGCAATCCTTGCTTCGGCAAGCGTTGCCAATGCTGAAGAGGTCAAGCTGACGTCGTACGACGATCTGCTGGTCCGGATGCAAAATCTGGAACATCAAGTGCAAGCCCAAACGGCCACCATGTATCAAGCCGCTCCTTGCGAAGCATGTGCTCCGCAGCCGTGCGGGAAGTATTACGGTTCGTACGAAGCAGTCTTTGTGACACCGTTCCAATCGAACAACACCGCCATCATCGCCCAGAACGATCCTGTGATCGAACACTTGGGCTTCGATTGGGAAATGAAATACAGCAACCGCTTCGAGCTCGGTTACTTGAACTCGCCGGGCGGTTTGGGCTGGCGTGCCCGTTACTGGCAGTTCGATCAAAGCACTTCCTTCGCTGTCGATTCCAACGTTGGCCTGGTACAAGACGAAGGGGCCATCATTTGGTCGTCCACCGACGATGGCGGCACGATCATCGGCCTGGTTGATGTCGACACCGCGGTCATGACCCAGTCGATCGACGCTCAAGTATTCGACCTGGAACTGCAAACGCTGGGCACGAAGAACTTTCTGGTCAGTGGTGGTTTCCGCTTCGCCGAGATCGATCAGTCGTATCTCGCCAACACCGACTCGGGGATCGCAATTGGCGACATGGACTTCCGCGGCTACGGTCCGACGTTGGCCGCTGAATACCAACGGAATATTTGGTGCGGCTGGGATGTGTTCGCCAACGGGCGCGGCTCGGTTTTGTTCGGACAACAAGCATTCCGCGCTTCATCCGATGCCGACCCCCAGATCATGGACGTTCGCAACACCGGTTCGCTGGCCAGCTCGCTGGAAATGCAGATGGGTATCAAGTGGACTTCCCGCAACGAGCACTTCTTCTTCAAGTCGGCTCTGGAAGCCCAATACTGGGCGAACGTGGGCAGTCCGAATCCGTCTGCGGTTTACACCGATGACTCGGACGATGCTTCGGTGGACGATGTCCTGAACGAAGACCTCGGCTTCGTCGGCTTCACCGTCGGTGCCGGTTTCCAGTACTAA